The Pseudomonas fragi DNA window GATTGCATGTAGCGCGTCCGGTCCAGGGCCATCCACAGTTTTTGCGAGAACAGCGACTCTTCGCATTCGATCTGGGTGGTCAGCAACCAGCTTTGGCAGGTAACCAGCACGGCCTCGTAGGGGCGTGTGACACCAAGAATGTCAGTGACGGAAAACATCCCGTCCGCTGCACGAGAGATGGCCTTGACCCCGGTACGCGGCGCGCCGTTGTGCAGCGAACTCAGGCTGGTGCCTGCAGGCCAGTGGGCACAGCGCTCGGGGGCATGACGCCAGATCCCCAGTGGCACCTGCTCGACACCGCCCACCACCAGATGCTGATGGTCGTCGCAGTTGGTCATCACCACGCGGAAGATTTCCAGCATCGAGTTGGGGAAGTCCGAGTCCCATCCGCCGGTGCCAAAACCGACCTGGCCAAACACTTCGCGATGCTGGAACGACAGCTTGGCGAAGGCCTTGGAGGTGGCGACGAAGTCGTAGAACGTGCGGTCGTCCCACAGTGGAACCAGGGTGTTCCACAGCTCTTTGAGGCGAGGGACGTCACGGTCACGGATGGCTTGCTGAATATCGCCAAAGCGCGAACCTTCCTCCAGAGCGTCAGCCCAGGCGTCAGCCACTTCTTGAAATAGCGCAGGCAAGTCCGCCAGCTTTTGTGCGTAGAACGTCTGGCCTTCGAGGTCGATGACCGTACTGCCCGACGCAGGGGTCAGCGGGTTGGGGAAGGGTTGGGTCTCCAGCCCCAGCTTGTCGACGTAGTGGTAGAACGCCGTGGACGACACCGGAAAGCGCATGCCGCCCAGTTCGGCAATCACCCCCTCACTGCCCTCAAAGGCTTGCGAGCGCAGGCGCCCGCCCATTTTCGAGGCTTCATACACCACGGGTTTGAGGCCCAGCTTCATCAGTTCGTAGGCCGCCACCATCCCAGCCATGCCTGCGCCGACAATCGCCACTTCAGCGCCAAGTTTGTGTGTGGGAATACTGCCCAGGCCAGCGGGATGTTCGATCCAGTCATCGAAGGCAAACGGGAAGTCCGGGCCGAAGATGGTGACGGGTTTTTTACCGTCGACAGGGTGGCGATTATTCTTGTTCATGGCTGACCTTACTGGCGACCCAAGCGTAACCTTGAGTATAGAAAAAGACAGGCACCATGATAGGCAGCGCAGCACACGTAAATAAGACGCAAAGTGTCGTCGTTATGGCTTTTGTTTGGTCAATATGACGAGAGTGGCAGTCGAAATGACTTATCCGCGATCAACTTTGCTGCTGAGGATGATGGAGGTGGTAGTTTTTTCGACGCCTTCGACACTGCCGATTTGATCGAGCAACTGGTCAAGTTGCTCGGGCGAGTCGCTGCGCAACCAGGCCACATAATCGAATTCGCCACTGACTGCGCACAGCTGCTGCACCTGGGCCATTGCGCTCAAGCGGCGCACGACGTCTTTGCCGGAGCGTGGCTGTACGGTAATCCCGACATAAGCCTGCAAACCGCCATCAATCAGGCGCTGGCCCAGGCGAACCCCGTAGCCGGTAATCACCCCGGTTTTCTCCAGCCGCGCCAGCCGTGATGTCACGGTGGTGCGGGCAATCCCCAATTGGCGTGCCAGCATTGCCACGCTTTCCCGGGCATTGAGCTGCAAGGCCGCGATCAATTGACGGTCGATTTCATCCAGTGCAGGGGGGCGGGTGTCAGGCAAGGGTGGCTCCAGGGGCTGCGTGATTGTTGGTTTTAGTCGAGTTTGCTACTCAGTGTCTGATCACCTTGGAGGCTGGCGCCGTACTGAATTTTGTAGCGTGTGCTGCGCCCACTGCCAGGCAGACGAGTGATGCAGCCTTTCGCAAGCAGGTCACCCAGGTGGCGGGTCGCGGTAGCCTTGGAGACTTTGGCCACGGCTTGGTATTGAGCGGCGTTTATACCGTTCTCGAAGCCGCGTTCGCCACCGTCGAGCAGGCGGTTGAGCACCTTGAGCTGTTCGGCTGACAGGGCCTGGTCGCGGTGTAGTTGCCAGAAACGGGCCTTGCTCAATACTCGTTCAATCCGGGCAAGGGCTTGCTCCAGGCTTTCAAGCAGCGTGGCTAGAAACCACTGCAACCATGGGGTGATATCCAGTGTGCCTTTCTGGCTGGATTCCAGAATTCGGTAATAACCGGTGCGGTCATCAAGAATGCTGGCTGACATGGCATAGAAGCGGATGGATTGCTGCTCACTCTGGGCCAATGCCAAATCGGTGATCGTGCGAGTGAGGCGGCCGTTGCCGTCATCGAACGGATGCAAGGTAACGAACCAAAAGTGGGCAATGCCAGCACGTAGTAAAGGATCAAGGCTGACATCGATTCTGCTGTTCTCGAACCAAGTGAGGAAATCGCCCAGTTGCTCTTCCAGCCCGGCACGTGGTGGTGCTTCAAAGTGCACGGTGGGCTGGTGGAGGGGCCCGGATACTACCTGCATGGGTTCATCGCCGCGTAGCATGCCAATGCGTAGTGGGCGGGCCAATAGCTTGTCCTCGCCGGGGAACAGCCAGCAGTGCCACTTATAGAGGCGTTCAAGATCCAGCAAGCGTTGGTGCGCACTTGTGGCATCGAACAACAATTGTGCCAGGCCTTCCGAGCGTGCAGTTGTGCGACCTGTTCCGGTCAGCCCCATGCGGCGAGCCAGGGATGAACGTACAGAGCCTGCATTCAGCTGTTCGCCCTCAATGGCTGATGAGGTGACGATGTTTTGCAGCATGGTGTCCAGGCTGTTGAGCACTTCACTATCACTTCCGACAGCGCCAATCATGCCCAGCAAACGGCCCTGAGCCTGGGTACAGGCACGCAATAGCGGGTTAAGCATCTCAGCTTGCCAGCTAAAGTTTGGCCAGCCGGGCTGTTGCCAGATCCAGGGGGAATCGTTCATGGGCTTTACTCGTGTGTGAGCCGATTAACGAATCTATTCGGCTCATATAATGAGCCGATAATGCCGGCTAATCGGCTCACTGTCTAACGTGGGATGCAGGGTAAGCCGACGAAAGGACTATAAAGCTGGCCTGTGGACGTTTTGTGGACGGAAACCGGTTTTCTGGGCGCTTAGAAAAGCAAAACCCCAAACCCCGGAAACACAAAAGCCGCGCAGTGCGCGGCTTTGAGTATGGTGGGCCCAGTAGGACTCGAACCTACGACCAAGGGATTATGAGTTGCTGGGCGAGCAGGTATGCCTAGAGAAATCGTTCGAAGGTGAACGTAGGTTGGCATAGCTGGAGGCCCCGTAGTACGTGGTATTGAGCGTAGTTTTGAGTAGGTTGCTTAAGCTGGGCATTGTACCGTGGTTGTACTGATTTCGTAGCTCGGCTGCATAAGGAAGTTAAAATTGCCAATAAGTCTGATTGATCGACTTGGAGCTGCCTCTTGCGGAAATCACCTCGATTTGATGGCCACATGTCATTACGTCATCGATAGACATAGATGTAGCTGCCTAGTAGGATCAAATTGCCATCCTCTGCATCCCGTAGTGGAAGCCTCCTGGAGGTCTGCAGGAGCTAACGCCCTAGCCTCCGCTCTGCTCATCAAGGATGAAAAATTTGCAAGCCAAGGATCTCCTTGCTCCCACCTTGCTAGCCACCTGCATCGGTCTATTGGTCGTGCTCGCCATCATGCATTTCGCGCCTATTGGCGAGATACTTATTAGCCACTCGCAGTATGTGCCAACCAAGGACATCAAAGAACTAGATCAATACGAGCAACTTGTGATTGCACGGATGATTAAAGAAAAAACTTTGATTACGGTGGATGCGCTTTGGTCAATGCAAGTATCATTTTATCAGACAATGATCAGCGTTTTGATTGCCTTAAATGCGGCTATCGTAGGTGGCGCTTTCGTTATAATACGAAGTTCATCAAAGGCAGAAGTTGTAAAGGAGTCAAAGGCGCACTTTGATGAGTACTGTAAAGCGGGTGAGTTTACAAAAGTAATTGAAAAAAAGGCAAAAAAGGAGATAGTGAAAATCAATGCTACATATGGAGATATACTTGACGCCTTATCAGATCACGAAGCTAGAATAAACTCTCATAAAGATGCTATACTCGAGGTGAGTGTTCGGCTGGCAGAAATGGATGAGTCCGAAAATTGCTCTGACGGTAATGGCAAGATTAGTGAGTAGGTGAAAAATGGCCTTTATTAGGAAAAACGTTAAGCCTAAGTTACTTGTATCCTCGGATGTAAGTGGTGAAAGCAGCTCCGCTGAAACGTTTACCGTAGCTCAGTTGCTTGAATTGGCTAAGCGTAAGGGTGTCGAAATCTCTCCTTTGGATGTAAAAAAGTTACTGGCGGTTCTTGGCGTCGAGCTGCTTAGTGTTCCTATGAAAGATGAGGTTTCTGGGGTGCTAAGTCGTTTAGATAATGGAGAAGGTTGGGTCGTCAAGGTAAACGCACTTCATCACCCTAACAGGCAGCGCTTCACTATCGCCCATGAGATTGGTCATTATTGCCGTCATAGATGGCAGCAGAGTGAGTTTCAGGATCAGAACTTTTTCCGGAATGGTGATAGCAATCCTATGGAAGCTGAGGCTAACCGTTTCGCAAGTGAGCTCTTGATGCCTGAGCAGATGTTCAAAGAAAAAGTTCGATTATTTACGGGTAGTATCGAGGCTATTGCTCAGTACTTTAAAGTTTCGACTCTTGCTGTGCGAGTTAGAGCAAAGAATTTAGGGATGAAAGGGCATGGATTGGAAT harbors:
- a CDS encoding flavin monoamine oxidase family protein → MNKNNRHPVDGKKPVTIFGPDFPFAFDDWIEHPAGLGSIPTHKLGAEVAIVGAGMAGMVAAYELMKLGLKPVVYEASKMGGRLRSQAFEGSEGVIAELGGMRFPVSSTAFYHYVDKLGLETQPFPNPLTPASGSTVIDLEGQTFYAQKLADLPALFQEVADAWADALEEGSRFGDIQQAIRDRDVPRLKELWNTLVPLWDDRTFYDFVATSKAFAKLSFQHREVFGQVGFGTGGWDSDFPNSMLEIFRVVMTNCDDHQHLVVGGVEQVPLGIWRHAPERCAHWPAGTSLSSLHNGAPRTGVKAISRAADGMFSVTDILGVTRPYEAVLVTCQSWLLTTQIECEESLFSQKLWMALDRTRYMQSSKTFVMVDRPFWKDKDPETGRDLMSMTLTDRLTRGTYLFDNGDDKPGVICLSYSWMSDALKMLPHPVEKRVKLALDSLKKIYPKVDIASRIIGDPITISWEADPHFLGAFKGALPGHYRYNQRMYAHFMQQDMPGEQRGIFIAGDDVSWTPAWVEGAVQTSLNAVWGIMTHFGGSTHADNPGPGDVFHEIGPIALPD
- a CDS encoding Lrp/AsnC family transcriptional regulator, with the protein product MPDTRPPALDEIDRQLIAALQLNARESVAMLARQLGIARTTVTSRLARLEKTGVITGYGVRLGQRLIDGGLQAYVGITVQPRSGKDVVRRLSAMAQVQQLCAVSGEFDYVAWLRSDSPEQLDQLLDQIGSVEGVEKTTTSIILSSKVDRG
- a CDS encoding Fic family protein — protein: MNDSPWIWQQPGWPNFSWQAEMLNPLLRACTQAQGRLLGMIGAVGSDSEVLNSLDTMLQNIVTSSAIEGEQLNAGSVRSSLARRMGLTGTGRTTARSEGLAQLLFDATSAHQRLLDLERLYKWHCWLFPGEDKLLARPLRIGMLRGDEPMQVVSGPLHQPTVHFEAPPRAGLEEQLGDFLTWFENSRIDVSLDPLLRAGIAHFWFVTLHPFDDGNGRLTRTITDLALAQSEQQSIRFYAMSASILDDRTGYYRILESSQKGTLDITPWLQWFLATLLESLEQALARIERVLSKARFWQLHRDQALSAEQLKVLNRLLDGGERGFENGINAAQYQAVAKVSKATATRHLGDLLAKGCITRLPGSGRSTRYKIQYGASLQGDQTLSSKLD
- a CDS encoding ImmA/IrrE family metallo-endopeptidase, whose amino-acid sequence is MAFIRKNVKPKLLVSSDVSGESSSAETFTVAQLLELAKRKGVEISPLDVKKLLAVLGVELLSVPMKDEVSGVLSRLDNGEGWVVKVNALHHPNRQRFTIAHEIGHYCRHRWQQSEFQDQNFFRNGDSNPMEAEANRFASELLMPEQMFKEKVRLFTGSIEAIAQYFKVSTLAVRVRAKNLGMKGHGLE